The following are encoded together in the Arthrobacter sp. Y-9 genome:
- the rplL gene encoding 50S ribosomal protein L7/L12 codes for MAKLSNEELIEAFKELTIIELSEFVKLFEETFEVTAAAVAVAGPAGGGAAEEAEEKTEFDVVLEAAGDKKIGVIKEVRALTSLGLKEAKDLVDGAPKAVLEGVNKETAEKAKEQLEAAGATVTVK; via the coding sequence ATGGCGAAGCTCAGCAACGAAGAGCTCATTGAAGCTTTCAAGGAACTGACTATCATCGAGCTCTCCGAGTTCGTCAAGCTGTTCGAGGAGACCTTCGAGGTCACCGCCGCAGCTGTTGCCGTTGCAGGCCCCGCCGGTGGCGGCGCTGCTGAAGAGGCCGAGGAGAAGACCGAGTTCGACGTCGTCCTCGAGGCCGCCGGCGACAAGAAGATCGGTGTCATCAAGGAGGTGCGCGCCCTGACCTCCCTCGGCCTGAAGGAGGCCAAGGACCTCGTCGACGGTGCCCCCAAGGCCGTCCTCGAGGGCGTCAACAAGGAGACCGCCGAGAAGGCCAAGGAGCAGCTCGAGGCTGCCGGCGCCACGGTCACCGTCAAGTAG
- the rplJ gene encoding 50S ribosomal protein L10, translated as MTTPNKVAAVSEITTDFNESTAAVLTEYRGLSVAQLKELRRSLGAETKYSVVKNSLTAIAAKEAGVDAFDGQLAGPTAIAFIKGDAVAAAKSLTDFAKANKQLVIKTGYFEGKALNASEVAALAALESRELQLAKVAGVLKAPAAAAARIIDALRIKLEEENGAPAPAAEEAPAEAPAEAASEEA; from the coding sequence ATGACAACGCCGAACAAGGTGGCCGCAGTTTCTGAGATCACCACCGATTTCAACGAATCGACCGCCGCTGTCCTGACCGAATACCGCGGGCTCTCTGTCGCACAGCTCAAGGAGCTGCGTCGTTCCCTGGGCGCGGAGACCAAGTACTCCGTCGTCAAGAACTCCCTGACCGCGATTGCAGCCAAGGAAGCCGGTGTCGACGCGTTCGACGGCCAGCTCGCAGGCCCCACCGCAATCGCCTTCATCAAGGGCGACGCCGTTGCTGCCGCGAAGAGCCTCACGGACTTTGCCAAGGCCAACAAGCAGCTGGTCATCAAGACCGGTTACTTCGAGGGCAAGGCTCTGAACGCTTCGGAAGTTGCCGCACTGGCCGCTCTCGAGTCCCGTGAGCTGCAGCTCGCGAAGGTCGCCGGTGTCCTCAAGGCCCCGGCTGCCGCAGCTGCCCGCATCATTGATGCCCTGCGCATCAAGCTCGAAGAAGAGAACGGCGCTCCGGCGCCCGCCGCTGAGGAAGCACCTGCCGAGGCTCCGGCCGAGGCCGCTTCCGAAGAGGCCTGA
- a CDS encoding GNAT family N-acetyltransferase, with protein MSIRIEQLWIPDTLDGPDAADFLAAVDVSRRVRLATWGTDDLAYTPLEKLYELRDPYERQVLLTATLDGVMVGVADISLPLLGDIDVAEFTLDILPEAQGRGVGRDLIRAAEQFARSEGRRHLLVDTNHPAASLGDTEDSLQPDSGPGFVPLASRSVDFAQRSGYTLERIEQFSSCALPLDTVLEGQLTAEAEAANDGRYRLHHWRDRCPERWLADMTALDSSAEDLTLAAAADAGVPATVWEDYDVEALRRAEEIAMAQGRRTVVTAVEHVETGVLVGVTTISVLPQRQDVVFQDETHVRLAHRGNKLGLLLKISNMQQLQDLFPDVRVIYTWNALENRYLLTVNQQLGFRTAGVTGLWQKQLPDLRQPHLS; from the coding sequence ATGAGCATCAGGATCGAGCAGCTGTGGATCCCGGACACCCTTGACGGTCCGGACGCCGCGGACTTCCTGGCGGCCGTGGACGTGTCACGCCGGGTCCGGCTCGCCACGTGGGGGACCGACGACCTCGCCTACACGCCGCTGGAGAAGCTCTACGAACTGCGCGACCCCTATGAGCGGCAGGTGCTGCTGACCGCCACCCTGGACGGCGTGATGGTCGGCGTCGCGGACATCTCGCTGCCCCTGCTGGGGGACATCGACGTCGCGGAATTCACCCTGGACATCCTGCCGGAGGCCCAGGGCCGTGGCGTGGGGCGGGATCTCATCCGGGCCGCGGAGCAGTTCGCCCGGTCGGAGGGCCGGCGGCACCTGCTGGTCGACACGAACCACCCTGCCGCCAGCCTCGGGGACACCGAGGACAGCCTGCAGCCGGACAGCGGTCCGGGCTTCGTACCGCTCGCGAGCCGCTCCGTCGACTTCGCCCAGCGCAGCGGTTACACCCTGGAGCGGATCGAGCAGTTCAGCTCCTGCGCCCTGCCGCTGGACACGGTCCTGGAGGGCCAGCTCACGGCGGAGGCCGAGGCCGCGAACGACGGACGGTACCGTCTGCACCACTGGCGGGACCGCTGCCCCGAGCGCTGGCTGGCGGACATGACCGCGCTCGACTCCTCCGCGGAGGACCTCACCCTCGCCGCTGCCGCGGATGCCGGGGTGCCCGCCACCGTCTGGGAGGACTACGACGTGGAGGCGCTGCGCCGTGCGGAGGAGATCGCCATGGCGCAGGGGCGGCGGACGGTGGTCACCGCCGTCGAGCATGTGGAGACCGGCGTTCTCGTAGGCGTCACCACCATCAGCGTGCTGCCGCAGCGGCAGGACGTGGTGTTCCAGGACGAGACCCATGTGCGGCTCGCGCACCGCGGCAACAAACTGGGCCTGCTGCTGAAGATCTCGAACATGCAGCAGCTGCAGGACCTCTTCCCGGATGTCCGCGTGATCTACACCTGGAACGCCCTCGAGAACCGGTATCTGCTCACCGTCAATCAGCAACTGGGGTTCCGGACCGCGGGGGTGACGGGCCTCTGGCAGAAGCAGCTGCCTGATCTCCGCCAGCCGCACCTGAGCTGA
- a CDS encoding GNAT family N-acetyltransferase, translating to MTESTFSIEQLVLPESLESPEARDFLDVCTLSDELVLRTRGNLDLATPNRARFILWRDTEYARLRVYFVRLEGRVVARAWIHLPLKDNLDTAWLSVGVHPDFEGRGLGRALADHLEAVALSEGRTVVQMGTEHPTGTADDDGERLLPPTGSGSVPAESRAVRFARRRGYELVQVERTSVLEVSDESRRAAHALLEEAAARAEESYELVTWFDETPEDYVEDLVRLSTSMSTEIPLGGLELGEEVFDAGRVREIDARRREGGVRAVTTAARHRTTGELAGYSVLEYLPDHPEVGEQDNTLVLPGHRGHALGQWMKAANFERLLEAFPAVRRIYTYNADENQHMLAINIATGFRPAGHDGQWQAHLDGRAAAAEGS from the coding sequence ATGACGGAGTCCACCTTCAGCATCGAACAGCTGGTCCTGCCGGAGTCTCTCGAGTCCCCGGAGGCCCGGGACTTCCTGGACGTGTGCACGCTGTCGGATGAGCTGGTGCTCCGGACGCGGGGCAATCTGGACCTGGCCACCCCGAACCGCGCACGCTTCATCCTGTGGCGGGACACCGAGTACGCTCGGCTGCGCGTCTACTTCGTGCGCCTCGAAGGCCGCGTGGTGGCCCGCGCCTGGATCCACTTGCCACTCAAGGACAACCTCGACACCGCTTGGCTGAGTGTCGGCGTGCATCCCGACTTCGAGGGCCGCGGTCTCGGCCGGGCCCTGGCGGACCACCTGGAGGCGGTGGCGCTGAGCGAGGGCCGCACCGTGGTCCAGATGGGCACGGAACACCCGACGGGCACTGCGGACGACGACGGCGAGCGGCTCCTCCCGCCGACGGGCAGCGGCAGCGTCCCTGCGGAGTCGCGGGCGGTCCGGTTCGCGCGGCGTCGCGGCTACGAGCTCGTGCAGGTGGAGCGGACGAGTGTGCTCGAGGTGTCCGACGAGTCCCGCCGTGCCGCCCACGCGCTGCTGGAGGAGGCGGCCGCCCGGGCCGAGGAGTCGTACGAGCTGGTCACGTGGTTCGACGAGACCCCGGAGGACTATGTCGAGGATCTCGTCAGGCTCTCCACGAGCATGTCCACGGAGATCCCTCTCGGCGGACTGGAACTCGGCGAGGAGGTCTTCGACGCCGGCCGGGTGCGTGAGATCGACGCCCGCCGCCGTGAAGGCGGCGTCCGCGCGGTGACCACGGCGGCCCGCCACCGGACCACCGGGGAGCTCGCCGGCTATTCCGTGCTCGAGTACCTCCCGGATCACCCTGAGGTGGGGGAGCAGGACAACACCCTGGTGCTGCCGGGGCATCGCGGGCACGCCCTGGGCCAGTGGATGAAGGCCGCCAACTTCGAGAGGCTCCTGGAGGCGTTCCCGGCGGTGCGCAGGATCTACACCTACAACGCGGACGAGAATCAGCACATGCTTGCTATAAACATCGCGACGGGGTTCCGTCCGGCGGGTCATGACGGGCAGTGGCAGGCGCATCTGGACGGTCGTGCGGCAGCAGCGGAGGGGTCATGA
- the rplA gene encoding 50S ribosomal protein L1, producing MAKRSKAYEAAAAKIDAEKLYAPAEAVTLAKETNPSKFDATIEVAFRLGVDPRKADQMVRGTVNLPHGTGKTARVLVFATGDKAEAALAAGADFVGSDDLIEKISGGWTDFDAAVATPELMGKVGRLGKVLGPRNLMPNPKTGTVTPDVAKAVNDIKGGKIDFRVDKHSNLHFIIGKASFDAEKLAENYAAALEEVLRLKPTAAKGRYIQKATVATTFGPGISVDPNVTKVVLGA from the coding sequence ATGGCAAAGCGCAGCAAAGCATATGAGGCAGCCGCCGCCAAGATCGACGCGGAGAAGCTTTACGCTCCGGCCGAGGCGGTCACCCTGGCCAAGGAGACCAACCCCTCCAAGTTCGACGCGACCATCGAGGTGGCTTTCCGCCTGGGTGTCGACCCCCGTAAGGCCGACCAGATGGTCCGTGGCACGGTCAACCTGCCGCACGGCACCGGTAAGACCGCCCGCGTCCTCGTGTTCGCCACGGGTGACAAGGCTGAGGCCGCACTGGCCGCCGGCGCCGACTTCGTCGGTTCCGACGACCTGATCGAGAAGATCTCCGGTGGCTGGACCGACTTCGACGCAGCCGTCGCGACCCCCGAGCTCATGGGCAAGGTCGGTCGTCTCGGTAAGGTCCTGGGTCCGCGTAACCTCATGCCGAACCCCAAGACCGGCACCGTGACCCCGGACGTCGCCAAGGCTGTCAACGACATCAAGGGCGGCAAGATCGACTTCCGTGTCGACAAGCACTCCAACCTCCACTTCATCATCGGCAAGGCCAGCTTCGACGCCGAGAAGCTCGCCGAGAACTACGCCGCTGCTCTGGAAGAGGTGCTTCGTCTGAAGCCGACCGCCGCCAAGGGCCGTTACATCCAGAAGGCCACCGTGGCCACCACCTTCGGCCCGGGCATCTCCGTGGACCCGAACGTGACCAAGGTCGTCCTCGGCGCCTAG
- the rplK gene encoding 50S ribosomal protein L11: MAPKKKVTGLIKLQIQAGAANPAPPIGPALGQHGVNIMEFCKAYNAATESQRGNVIPVEITVYEDRSFTFITKTPPAAELIKKAAGVAKGSATPHTVKVAKLTQAQVEEIATTKLADLNANDVQAAAKIIAGTARSMGITVE; this comes from the coding sequence TTGGCTCCCAAGAAGAAGGTCACCGGCCTCATCAAGCTGCAGATCCAGGCAGGTGCCGCCAACCCGGCCCCTCCGATCGGTCCCGCGCTTGGTCAGCACGGTGTCAACATCATGGAGTTCTGCAAGGCGTACAACGCTGCGACGGAATCCCAGCGCGGCAACGTCATCCCGGTCGAGATCACGGTGTACGAGGATCGCTCGTTCACCTTCATCACCAAGACCCCGCCGGCTGCTGAGCTCATCAAGAAGGCCGCAGGCGTGGCCAAGGGCTCTGCAACCCCCCACACCGTCAAGGTCGCCAAGCTGACCCAGGCACAGGTCGAGGAGATCGCCACCACCAAGCTGGCCGACCTCAACGCCAACGATGTCCAGGCTGCTGCCAAGATCATCGCCGGCACCGCTCGCTCCATGGGTATCACGGTCGAGTAA
- the nusG gene encoding transcription termination/antitermination protein NusG: MSEQELEFSEAVNQDVAPESQDAVEADTAAPETPAAEAEEAEAVAEADDAEAVDAEESDAVAPAAPAEDPLEAFKAKLRRQEGDWFVVHTYAGYENRVKTNLETRVQTLDMEDYIFEIQVPMEEVVEIKNAQRKVVTRVRIPGYCLVRMELTDASWGAVRHTPGVTGFVGNAHNPVPLKLDEVVSMLAPVFEQEQAEQEGGKQARVAAAPVHVDFEVGESVIVKEGPFETLPATISEIKVESQTLVVLVSIFERETPVTLAFNQVTKI; this comes from the coding sequence GTGTCTGAGCAGGAGCTCGAATTCAGCGAGGCCGTCAACCAGGACGTCGCCCCGGAGTCCCAGGACGCCGTCGAGGCTGACACTGCTGCGCCCGAAACCCCGGCCGCCGAGGCTGAGGAAGCGGAAGCCGTCGCCGAGGCAGACGACGCGGAGGCTGTCGACGCGGAGGAGAGCGACGCCGTCGCCCCCGCAGCACCTGCCGAGGATCCCCTCGAGGCCTTCAAGGCCAAGCTCCGCCGCCAGGAGGGCGACTGGTTCGTCGTCCACACCTACGCCGGCTACGAGAACCGCGTGAAGACCAACCTCGAAACCCGTGTCCAGACCCTGGACATGGAGGACTACATCTTCGAGATCCAGGTCCCCATGGAAGAGGTCGTGGAGATCAAGAACGCGCAGCGCAAGGTCGTCACCCGCGTGCGCATCCCCGGCTACTGCCTGGTCCGCATGGAACTCACGGACGCCTCCTGGGGCGCCGTCCGCCACACCCCGGGCGTCACCGGATTCGTGGGCAACGCCCACAACCCGGTCCCACTGAAGCTGGACGAGGTCGTCTCCATGCTGGCTCCGGTCTTCGAGCAGGAGCAGGCTGAGCAGGAAGGCGGCAAGCAGGCCCGCGTCGCCGCCGCCCCGGTCCACGTCGACTTCGAGGTCGGCGAGTCCGTGATCGTGAAGGAGGGCCCGTTCGAGACCCTGCCCGCCACGATCTCCGAGATCAAGGTCGAGTCCCAGACCCTCGTGGTCCTGGTCTCCATCTTCGAGCGCGAGACCCCGGTCACGCTGGCGTTCAACCAGGTCACCAAGATCTGA
- the secE gene encoding preprotein translocase subunit SecE: MTDTAANDAQGRPAKSGGKKGKKLGFFARIALFFRQMIGELKKVVTPTRSELLNYTLVVLVFVAIVMLIVTLLDLAFGVGVGWVFGGTGPTER, from the coding sequence GTGACCGATACTGCCGCCAATGACGCTCAGGGCCGTCCAGCCAAGAGCGGCGGGAAGAAGGGCAAGAAGCTGGGCTTCTTCGCCCGGATCGCCCTGTTCTTCCGGCAGATGATCGGCGAGCTGAAGAAGGTCGTCACGCCGACCCGCTCCGAACTCCTCAACTACACGCTGGTGGTGCTGGTCTTCGTGGCGATCGTCATGCTGATCGTCACCCTCCTGGACCTCGCCTTCGGCGTGGGCGTCGGCTGGGTGTTCGGCGGCACGGGTCCCACGGAACGCTGA
- a CDS encoding pyridoxal phosphate-dependent aminotransferase, whose product MPSSRISRRISSIAESATLAVDAKAKALKAAGRPVIGFGAGEPDFPTPGYIVEAAIEAAKNPAYHRYSPAGGLPQLKQAIAEKTLRDSGYQVDASQVLVTNGGKQAVYNAFATLLDPGDEVIVPTPFWTTYPEAIRLAGGVPVEVFAGPEQGYLVTVEQLEAALTENTKVLLFVSPSNPTGAVYSPEQVAEIGAWAASKGLWVVTDEIYEHLTYDGVPFTSIAAAAPELGDKVIILNGVAKTYAMTGWRVGWMIGPADVIKAATNLQSHATSNVSNIMQIAALAAVSGPLTAVDEMKVAFDRRRQAITAGLNAIDGVECPTPKGAFYAYADVRGLLGKSFPTAAGGTAIPQTSAELAALILDEVEVAVVPGEAFGPSGYLRLSYALGDDDLAEGVRRLQEFLGKAA is encoded by the coding sequence ATGCCCTCTTCACGCATCTCCCGACGCATCTCCTCCATCGCCGAATCCGCCACCCTCGCGGTGGACGCGAAGGCCAAGGCCCTCAAGGCCGCGGGCCGTCCGGTGATCGGCTTCGGGGCAGGTGAGCCGGACTTCCCCACCCCCGGGTACATCGTGGAAGCCGCGATCGAGGCCGCGAAGAATCCCGCGTATCACCGCTATTCCCCGGCCGGAGGTCTGCCCCAGCTCAAGCAGGCCATCGCGGAGAAGACGCTCCGTGACTCCGGCTACCAGGTGGACGCCTCCCAGGTGCTGGTGACCAACGGCGGCAAGCAGGCCGTGTACAACGCCTTCGCCACGCTCCTGGATCCGGGCGACGAGGTCATCGTCCCGACCCCGTTCTGGACCACCTACCCCGAAGCGATCCGCCTGGCCGGTGGCGTGCCCGTGGAGGTCTTCGCCGGACCGGAGCAGGGCTACCTGGTCACCGTGGAGCAGCTCGAAGCCGCCCTGACGGAGAACACCAAGGTCCTGCTCTTCGTCTCCCCGTCCAACCCCACGGGCGCCGTGTACTCCCCGGAGCAGGTCGCCGAAATCGGCGCCTGGGCCGCCTCCAAGGGTCTCTGGGTGGTCACGGATGAGATCTACGAGCACCTGACTTACGACGGCGTGCCCTTCACCTCCATCGCGGCCGCCGCTCCGGAGCTCGGCGACAAGGTCATCATCCTCAACGGCGTGGCCAAGACATACGCCATGACCGGCTGGCGCGTGGGCTGGATGATCGGCCCGGCCGACGTCATCAAGGCGGCCACCAACCTGCAGTCGCACGCGACCAGCAACGTCTCCAACATCATGCAGATCGCCGCGCTGGCCGCCGTCTCCGGCCCGCTCACCGCGGTGGATGAGATGAAGGTGGCCTTCGACCGTCGCCGTCAGGCGATCACGGCGGGCCTCAACGCGATCGACGGCGTGGAGTGCCCGACGCCGAAGGGCGCCTTCTACGCCTACGCGGACGTCCGCGGGCTGCTGGGGAAGTCGTTCCCGACGGCCGCCGGCGGGACCGCCATTCCGCAGACCAGTGCCGAGCTGGCGGCGCTCATCCTCGACGAGGTCGAGGTCGCGGTGGTGCCGGGTGAGGCGTTCGGCCCGAGCGGCTACCTCCGCCTGAGCTACGCCCTGGGCGACGACGACCTCGCCGAAGGCGTCCGCCGTCTGCAGGAGTTCCTCGGCAAGGCCGCGTGA
- a CDS encoding MFS transporter, producing MKPTALRRAPFAIPALALGITLLVASEFLPASVLPLIAADVGVSDGTAGLAVAATSLAGALTAPSLASLVPRTDRRTVLVVLLGIGTLADVLVALAPSFPVLLLGRLILGVAIAGYWSLAFGAGVHVLPSRAALVSTALATGTSVATIAAMPLAAVVGTALGWRQVFWAAAAVGVLATFTLALTLPTVPAHPSAGSAMMRRALGRRRLMLGILCVGLAAFANFTAYPYIRLAIDSVDPGAMGWLLLLWGVGGLVGNVLAGAISRRLRLAVSLGPVVLAASLLLASQSGTTASLTVASLAWGLGFNLVPVTTQLWVTTVEPDDAEAAVSLQVTAFQAAITLGAVVGGLLVDHSGLAAVFVTAATAAVLAGVGFALLPAQPADARQRPGVVPRSAENARTKAASDA from the coding sequence ATGAAACCCACCGCTCTTCGACGCGCACCCTTCGCGATCCCCGCCCTGGCCCTCGGCATCACCCTGCTGGTGGCCAGCGAATTCCTCCCGGCGAGCGTCCTGCCCCTCATCGCCGCCGACGTGGGGGTCAGTGACGGCACCGCCGGACTGGCCGTGGCGGCCACGTCCCTGGCCGGCGCACTGACCGCCCCCAGCCTCGCCAGCCTGGTGCCCCGCACCGACCGGCGGACCGTGCTGGTCGTCCTGCTCGGGATCGGGACGCTGGCCGATGTGCTGGTGGCCCTCGCCCCGTCCTTCCCCGTCCTGCTGCTCGGACGCCTGATCCTGGGCGTCGCGATCGCGGGCTACTGGTCCCTGGCGTTCGGGGCCGGGGTCCACGTCCTGCCGTCGCGTGCCGCCCTGGTCTCCACGGCCCTGGCGACCGGCACCAGCGTGGCGACCATCGCCGCGATGCCGCTCGCCGCCGTCGTCGGGACGGCGCTCGGCTGGCGGCAGGTCTTCTGGGCGGCCGCCGCGGTGGGCGTCCTCGCCACCTTCACGCTCGCGCTCACGCTGCCCACCGTGCCGGCGCATCCTTCGGCCGGGTCCGCGATGATGCGCCGGGCTCTCGGGCGTCGCCGTCTCATGCTCGGGATCCTCTGCGTCGGGCTGGCCGCCTTCGCGAACTTCACCGCGTACCCGTACATCAGGCTCGCGATCGACTCCGTGGACCCGGGAGCCATGGGCTGGCTCCTGCTGCTCTGGGGCGTCGGCGGCCTCGTGGGGAACGTCCTGGCGGGCGCCATCTCGCGCCGGCTGCGGCTCGCCGTCTCACTCGGGCCCGTCGTCCTGGCGGCTTCGCTCCTGCTGGCCTCGCAGAGCGGCACTACGGCGTCCCTGACCGTGGCGAGCCTCGCCTGGGGCCTCGGGTTCAATCTGGTGCCGGTGACGACTCAGCTGTGGGTCACCACGGTCGAGCCGGACGACGCCGAGGCCGCGGTCAGTCTTCAGGTCACCGCGTTCCAGGCGGCGATCACGCTGGGCGCCGTCGTCGGCGGGCTGCTGGTGGATCACTCGGGACTGGCCGCGGTCTTCGTCACCGCGGCGACGGCGGCCGTGCTGGCCGGCGTCGGGTTCGCGCTGCTGCCCGCTCAGCCCGCGGATGCCCGCCAGCGGCCGGGAGTGGTCCCGCGTTCCGCGGAGAACGCCCGGACGAAGGCGGCGTCGGATGCGTAG
- a CDS encoding AraC family transcriptional regulator, translating to MTDFQAQWEASASTVLDLAEGEALPWTSPSAWFLVLSGTVMLRWNSEERALPASAAAFLRQAARFQARAKEPSRVLHVDLAELTGAALPEPAIVPDFNARHHGVTEFIAACPLSGKPTVRDFNRGYGHLIGGAMIVSLDTAESVGEWDPGVCRAASAIRQDPGHPWTLLQLSRLALLSRSALAERFRAQTGVTPMQYVRQERLARAAHLLRNGDQQISQIAASVGYASDAAFVRAFSAERGTTPGRWRASAG from the coding sequence GTGACGGACTTTCAAGCCCAGTGGGAAGCCAGCGCCTCCACCGTGCTCGACCTCGCCGAGGGTGAAGCCCTTCCGTGGACTTCACCCTCGGCCTGGTTCCTGGTGCTCTCCGGGACCGTGATGCTCCGCTGGAACTCCGAGGAGCGCGCGCTCCCGGCATCCGCGGCCGCCTTCCTCCGCCAGGCGGCACGCTTCCAGGCGCGGGCGAAGGAACCGAGCCGGGTGCTCCACGTGGACCTGGCGGAACTGACCGGGGCCGCCCTGCCGGAGCCTGCGATCGTGCCCGACTTCAATGCCCGGCACCACGGTGTCACCGAATTCATCGCCGCCTGCCCTTTGAGCGGGAAACCGACGGTCCGCGATTTCAACCGGGGGTACGGACATCTGATCGGCGGCGCGATGATCGTCTCCCTGGACACGGCGGAATCCGTGGGCGAATGGGACCCCGGGGTGTGCCGGGCCGCCTCCGCCATCCGTCAGGATCCTGGGCACCCCTGGACCCTGCTGCAGCTGTCCAGGCTGGCGCTCCTGAGCCGTTCGGCCCTGGCGGAGCGTTTCCGCGCGCAGACGGGCGTGACGCCCATGCAGTACGTGCGCCAGGAGCGGCTCGCCCGCGCCGCCCATCTGCTGCGGAACGGGGACCAGCAGATCAGTCAGATCGCCGCGAGCGTCGGCTACGCATCCGACGCCGCCTTCGTCCGGGCGTTCTCCGCGGAACGCGGGACCACTCCCGGCCGCTGGCGGGCATCCGCGGGCTGA
- a CDS encoding M23 family metallopeptidase: protein MTDRQEPSILPSRRSVLGGGLAVAGLTVTGIAIAPAAQAASYVRPVRDPSAHPITAQWRQPGSWAAGYHTGVDIGCPVGTPVYATIGGDVRTGRANWGSAYGTMILINDNVDGSDWGYCHLSRSVVSDGQRVATNQLIGYSGNTGNTTGPHLHLERRPRYGGYGSDKNPNLWP, encoded by the coding sequence ATGACCGATCGTCAGGAACCATCCATCCTGCCCAGCCGACGAAGCGTTCTCGGAGGCGGCCTCGCCGTCGCCGGTCTCACCGTGACGGGCATCGCCATCGCGCCCGCGGCCCAGGCCGCGTCCTACGTGCGTCCCGTGCGGGACCCCTCCGCCCACCCGATCACGGCGCAGTGGCGCCAGCCCGGCTCGTGGGCCGCCGGCTATCACACGGGCGTGGACATCGGATGCCCCGTCGGCACCCCGGTGTACGCGACCATCGGCGGCGACGTCCGCACCGGCCGGGCCAATTGGGGTTCCGCCTACGGCACCATGATCCTCATCAATGACAACGTGGACGGTTCGGACTGGGGCTACTGCCACCTGTCCCGCTCGGTCGTGAGCGACGGTCAACGGGTCGCCACCAACCAGCTCATCGGGTACTCGGGCAACACCGGCAACACCACCGGCCCGCACCTGCACCTCGAGCGGCGTCCGCGGTACGGCGGGTACGGCTCGGATAAGAACCCCAACCTCTGGCCGTGA
- a CDS encoding ABC transporter ATP-binding protein: MIEVKDLVRQFSSGDRTIKPVNGVSFQLERGAFASIVGKSGSGKSTLLSLLGALDKPTSGDVVVDGVSLAGLPDAKLTAYRRKDIGFVFQQFNLVPNLTALENVMLPMEFAGLGRSARKARAQALLERVQLDPEKHGRKANRLSGGEQQRVAIARALSNEPQLILADEPTGNLDEQTGEHIVELLSSLSTENRTTVLVVTHDRGLAQKTQRRFRLQQGTLREEAARA; encoded by the coding sequence ATGATCGAAGTCAAGGATCTGGTACGTCAGTTCAGCTCCGGGGACCGCACCATCAAGCCGGTCAACGGCGTCAGCTTCCAGCTCGAGCGTGGGGCGTTCGCCTCGATCGTGGGCAAGAGCGGCAGTGGCAAGAGCACACTGCTGTCCCTGCTCGGCGCGCTGGACAAGCCCACGAGCGGCGATGTCGTGGTGGACGGGGTGAGCCTGGCCGGTCTGCCGGACGCGAAGCTCACGGCGTACCGCCGTAAGGACATCGGGTTCGTCTTCCAGCAGTTCAATCTGGTGCCGAACCTGACCGCGCTGGAGAACGTCATGCTGCCCATGGAGTTCGCAGGCCTCGGCCGGAGCGCCCGGAAAGCCCGTGCCCAGGCGCTGTTGGAGCGTGTTCAGCTCGACCCGGAGAAACACGGCCGGAAGGCCAACCGCCTCTCGGGTGGCGAACAGCAGAGGGTGGCGATAGCCCGAGCGCTGAGCAATGAACCCCAGCTGATCCTGGCCGACGAGCCGACCGGCAACCTCGACGAGCAGACGGGCGAGCACATCGTCGAGCTGCTCAGCTCGCTGAGCACGGAGAACCGGACCACGGTGCTGGTCGTCACGCATGACCGTGGACTCGCGCAGAAGACCCAGCGGCGTTTCCGGCTCCAGCAGGGCACGCTGCGGGAGGAGGCGGCGCGGGCCTGA